GGCCTGTGCGCCTGTGTCGCCGTCGCCCCGCTGGGTCTGGCCGCCTGCGATCGCAAGCCCAAGCCTGAGCCCAAGGTCGAGACCCCGGCCCCGACCGCGCCCGCCGGCCCGCCGGAAGGCTCGCTGGAATGGGCGATCCAGGGCCCCTGGCGCGCCGCCGACCGCCCACGCGATCAATGGCGTCACCCGATGGAGACCCTGCGCTTCTTCGGCCTGCAGCCGAACATGACGGTGGTCGATTTCTGGCCCGGCAGCGGCTGGTACACCGAGATCCTGGCCCCCTATCTGTCGCGCGGCGGCGGGACCTATTTCGCGGCGGGGTTCAGCACGGGTCCCGGCGCCGATCCGGCCCAGGCGGCCCTGATGGCCAACTATCAGACCCGTTTCACCGCCGACAAGAAACTGTACGGCGACATCCAGTTCTCCGCCTTCGGACCGTCGTCGGACGATGTGGCGCCTCCGGGCACGGCGGACCTGGTCCTGTTCATGCGCAACATCAACGCCTGGATGGCCACCGGCATCGCCGAAAAGGCCTTCGCCGACGCCTTCCAGGCCCTGCGACCAGGCGGCGTCCTGGGTATCGAACAGCATCGTCTGGCCCCGGACGAGGATCAGGATCCCGCCGCCGCCAACGGCTATGTGCAGGAAGCCTTCGTGAAACAGCTGGCCGCCGAGGCCGGATTTGTTTTCGTCGCGTCGTCGGAAATCAACGCGAATGCAACAGATACAAAGGATCATCCGTTCGGTGTCGGAACCCTGCCTCCGCAAAGCCTGACGGCTCCGCAAGGCCAGGCGCCCGATCCCACGTTCGATCGCAGCAAATACGATGCGATCGGCGAGAGCGACCGCATGACCTTGAAGTTCAGGAAACCTGAGTGAACCGCGCCCAAGCCTTCGCCGCCAACGCCCCGCTGATGGGCGTGCCCGGCGCCTCGTCGCCGCCCGGAGGCCAGGGTGACTGGTTCCGCGGGGCCGGCGGCCTTCGGCTGCGCGCCGCCTTCTGGACGCCCTCGACCCTGGTCGCCGCCAAGCCGCGCGGCACCGTCATCCTGTCGCCCGGCCGCACCGAGCCGATCGAGAAATATTTCGAGGTCATCGGCAATTTCCTCGCACGCGGCTTCTGCGTCCTGGCCCATGACTGGCG
The genomic region above belongs to Brevundimonas goettingensis and contains:
- a CDS encoding class I SAM-dependent methyltransferase, encoding MTGSRRSLLAGLCACVAVAPLGLAACDRKPKPEPKVETPAPTAPAGPPEGSLEWAIQGPWRAADRPRDQWRHPMETLRFFGLQPNMTVVDFWPGSGWYTEILAPYLSRGGGTYFAAGFSTGPGADPAQAALMANYQTRFTADKKLYGDIQFSAFGPSSDDVAPPGTADLVLFMRNINAWMATGIAEKAFADAFQALRPGGVLGIEQHRLAPDEDQDPAAANGYVQEAFVKQLAAEAGFVFVASSEINANATDTKDHPFGVGTLPPQSLTAPQGQAPDPTFDRSKYDAIGESDRMTLKFRKPE